The DNA window TGCATTTACTTTCCTCTTTTACAGAAGCTAATACAGTTCTAATTGTGCTTCTGAAGGATAATGGATTAATGCACCTCCTTCCTTTTAATTCAATGCAGTGAGGACAGGACTCATATACATACTTTCAGCCCTAATGGGTAGTTTGGTAGCTGCTTTATTTATTCAAGATAGGGCATCAGTTACATCTTCTGGTGCATtgtttggattgcttggtgcaTTGCTGTCTGGACTTATTCGAAATTGGAAGATTTACTCCAAAAAGGTCCTTTATATATCCTTACTAGATTTGCTTCGATGTTTTTTAGTGGTACTAACAATCTTCACGTATTTAATTGCAGTTTGCAACTCTCGTGTTGTTTTCCATCATCTTGACATTAAACACAATAGTCGGCCTGATGCCATATGTCAACAACTTTTCCAACATTGGGGGATTTATCTCAGGATTTCTTACTGGTTTTATGCTTCTATTAAAGCCAGAGCTTGGGAAAGTGTATCATATTAAAGGCTTTTTGATCGATTATGATGCTAAGAATAAGGTTCAGCACAGACACAAGTTTGATAAACCAGTCTTGAGGAGTGTTTCACTAGTCATTTTCAGTCTTGTGTAAGTTTTTGTAATCAGCGTCTATTTCttctttaagaaaaaaattgtcTTTCATCGTATCTGATTATTTATTTCTGTTTTCATGACGCAGACTTGCTGGAGTTACTGTTGCTATTGTTCAAGgggtaaatttgaacaagtacTGTAGCTGGTGTCGCTACATCGATTGTGTTCCTTTGAAATGGTGGAGCTGTGATGACATAACTATGCCTTGTGAGGTATTGGAACAAGAACTCTACATGGATCTCTCTCTTCTTCACCGTTACTTAGTTACAAATTCATGTCAAGTTGAATTCTGCCCTActcatcattttattttattccatCTAAAATAGACGACGAACGAATTCAAACCACAATAACCCTGATGTTATTATTCAATTTATGTAGCTAACGAATTCTCGTTGTGCAGGTAATGACAAGCTCTGAGCAGTTGACTCTGACTTGTTCTGGCAATGGCAAGTTTAGGGTGCTGCCTTCGGCTAATGTCTCAGAAGCAAGGATCCAGGACCTATGCTATCTCATTTGCTCATAGAATAGAATAAACATCACATTTAAACATGTAATGCATGTATTCCTTCTTTAGTTTGTTTGTACACTGCACATGAGACACGTGATAACAAGTATAATGGTGTTCAAATTTGGTCATTGTCGGTTCCCATTGTAGATTTAGATTGCTTGACCAGAGAAAACAACTTTCATGGCCTAGTTTTTTCTATATCCTCTGCGTATATATTTTTCCACATTTGATTTCTCACGCCTAGTGTGAAGCAAATGAATTAATCAACAGTCGACTCAATTGCAAATATAATAATCTTGTTAACATTTAGCCATCATATTACCCAACGTCAGTCCTAAGCCATCGCACctcaatgataaaaataatttaaaaaatattatttccatgttttctttttcatatttttcacaaaaatttgaaatgaaacCAACCTCAATTAGAAACAGAATCCATTTGAGATTgcgtatataaataatattctgatcattaaaatattttagcaagacgtctgaataaaaaattatgtgAAGAATAATATTGTAATTTGACATTCCATGGTTTGAATAATCAATAGATAAAATTGCAAGcacttatttgattaaatattccATCTTATCAATACAACCATGCATAACCATAGTATCTTAGCATTTCCTGTTCTTTAgtatacaaaatatatatagatatcaatGAGCTAGACGGAAGCTGAGATAGACTAATAGAATCTCAGTTTCCCCTTGGCCAGAGTTGCTTTTGCCCGCTGCAAATGACAAGATGTCTTTTGAGCCCCTTTCAGACCAGAACACGAATTGTTGGCTCCAAGCGAGACAGCAAAGTAAAGATAAATTGTGCATAGAAAAGCAAGGAGGGCAAAAGCAGTAAGAAGGAAACGATGTCTCTGAACAAGAGTGGCACAACTTCCCGATTCATCACCTCGTCCGTATTGTTTCTTTGACATGGGTTCAGAAAATAGAGTCTGGGACTGTGTCCTCCGATGAGGCGAAGATATTATGCTTTCTAGAGACATAGCTACAATGAACAAGATGTATCCTGCATTCATTCACCAAATAAGGCTTTCACCAAGTCGAAATTCATCACAGCACAATGTCAATTTTCGATACCGAATGGACTCGCTTGCAAAAGGATTGTTTATGGGGCAAATTTTCTAAGACTTAATGCAACAAAAGATTGAGGAAAATTTACTCGATGATGATGGGTTTTTACAAATCCATACACTAGAAACATTTCATTTATATACCCCATTGTGCAAACAGAGCAAGAAAATTTCTACAGAAAGCACACAATATCCATGAAGATGATCACGGAGCATCCATTTGCGCAAAAACGTAAATAAGTACTCTTAAACCTCACAGCCAAATTCACAACTCTCCAGTCCACAACAGTCCCCAAAACTGAGTTTTTTCTTGTATCAAAACAAGGGAAAAATTAATGGCTAAAAAGCTACCTAATTCCAAGCAACAAGACCAAAATCCACCAGACTTATTCTAAATCACAATTTCACATCAAAATTTTTGACACGAAATTGAAATCCAGGCTTCCCACacgaaataaaacataaaatctgGACTGTAGACTACCACAAGCTCATCCAAAAGAAATTTGCCAAAAATCTTAAAGCAAAGGGAAATATCACAAAAAAACTGCAAAATAAGGAATACAAAAAACTTCTGAACCAAGAAAATAGAGACAAAAGCAACCTGCCAACCAACCAACCAACCAACCAACGATCCAAGTCCGTGATAGTTATAGCCCTTTCCAATCCAAATCACGACAAATTCTTCAAAGCAGAATGGATTGTTGCCGGTACTTTGGATGCTTCTAAGTTCTCGGCTACATATACGGCGAAATGCCTGGGATAAGTACTCTTGTTCAGAGCCAGTATCAGGCATTTCTTACGCCTTGGCAATATATATTGTATCACATTTAATTCGATAATATCTTtcattgtatttttaaattcgatcttatttttatccaaattttaattttttagatgattatataaattttaattttttaatgattatataaattttaataaaaaaatattaatatcagtctattttattattttattttattttattaaattttaattttttttccctgtAAAATCGATGTCCTAAattatcttttattttcttCAGCTATAAAAATTAGTTGATATAGTACTAGATTGAATTTTATATGCagcttaaaattttaaaatactatgaaattgatatttatataaattgCTTTATTATTTATGGAGAAACTTAATTTATtggttaaatttattttatgccTTAAAGAATTGagcttcgattttttttttagttttatattaaattaagtatttcattaatttccataaaatatatcatatggGTATTTATATATAAGATTGGTATCATGAATGGGCTAAAAAGTTATATTTTACTTATTTATTGTGAATCTTGAAATACTTTAATGCGtgagattttaaaaaataattaattaatttttgatgataataaaactttttattgtattttgaaCATATTTATTCGAATATGTAGTTTGTAGATACCAAATTTGAAGTGATACATTGCTGAAACAAAATTTCAAGAGCCGATTGTTTCAAACGTATTTCATAGATCAATGATCCAAATTACCAGCTCCCAAGAAAGTTGAACATCCAACGCAAAAAAACTACAAGTAATATTTCATATTAGCTCGTTGTATTCGATTTTATCTACGCGAAATACTGGTAGCAAAATACATATGAATGAAACGATTAGTAATTGTGCTAGGACCAGTTCTGGTATTTTTGTCATATGTCTCAACTCAGTTAACATAATGAAACGATTCAGTATGAGCTACTAAGCAAGACGACGATCTACAAATAATCTTCACAATTAGAAGTCTGAATCGGATTTTATAACTAATAATCGCATCGAAGTCGCTAGTTCTATGCAGGATGAAGGAAAAATTCAACTTATATATACCAATGTTTTTCGAGCATATATCTCTCATTCGAATCTGAAATCGAGTTATTCTTAATTCTATGAAAATCTAAGACAAAGTTTTACAACTTAATTCCATTGTCTTCATTTTGTCCAGAAATTGACGAATCAAGAACTATAATTAGGTAAAACTATCATCCAGACTTATACCAGCTAGGCGACCAGCTGAGTCAACCAGCTAGTCAAATCAGCGGGTCAACCAGTTCAGAAAAATAAACTCAATGTCAATTGTCAGCGACTCAAATATGAcagtttaaatttcaaaaattatacaAAACCTTCTGGACGGTCGTATTCTTGTTTCTAATATTCATATTATTTTTAGATATCATATATacaaaaatttaaggatcaaATAAAAAAGACTATCAAATTTAAAGGGTTTGGAGCCTTGGAcagattagaaaaaaaaaaaaattaaagagagATCAAGCTAACAAAAAAAATGCAAGAGCAACGATACAAGATATGAGCTTTGAGAGATAAATCTCTTACATCGAAATGAGTTTGTAGGACACTCTTTTATATTAAGCATAGATGATCATTccatacatttttattttatattacgAAGCGAATGCCCTCGAAAGATTGTATCATTTATTTGAACCAAGAATTGAACTCACAAACTATAGGCCAACTCAAAAATACCCAAGTAGAACTCAACCCAATAATTTTATATCAACTCAAAATACTATATGAGATTTTTTCCAGGAAAACTGCGAGGGCAAAGGCTCTGCCTTGGTCCACCACCGGAGAGGATCCTCCTAAGAGGAGATTTCGTTAATTTATAAATAAGAATAATCCGACGTAGAGTATCATAAAAGAAAGGAGCCGAGTGTGCTTTCCTTCTTTTGTTTGCCCGCCTGGCGAGAGAGGATCCTGCCTCGAGCCTCCTTTGCACCACCTTCCTCATAGAAGCTGTTGTGTTGACCTCGAAGCatgtatatttatttctttgttATTTCAGTAAAGCTACTTGCATCAACATCATTTATGTAAAATTAATAACATGTTAGACCCCGTGATTTTAAAAATTAGGCATAAAACTATTTATCAAATGCGATAAATGTGTCCGAGTTTTTATAAAATAGGTGTGCAATgtgtttgatttttaaaaaaatatgaaggaTGCATTagtttattaatatatttttaagaagTTTTATGTCTTTTACGCTTTTCACATAGGGTTTGTTATAGTATTTcatattgtcaaatttcagttttaaatttttagtcggtggtcttttttattttagtttattttCAATGTGGCGCAAATATGACACTGATGTATATAATGTCACATTAACATTCCAGATAAAACTGACTAAATTATCAAAAATCAGAGTATACAATACTGAAATTTTGAAAGgtcaaaatcataaaaaaaactaaCATACAATACCAAAATACATTTTCTCACATTTGTGTTCCTCGAGATCCGTACATACAAAGATTGCCATTGGCCATTGCGACGTTATCACAGCCTTGCTTGCCGCCACGAACACGACAAATGGTCATTAGCTTATTCTCAGATTTGAGCTACTTCTCCTCTGATTAAGGCAAAACACGATACcggcctttttttttttccgttgTATTCGCGCGCATCTAGTTTTACTCGAACTCTGTGATTCGACTCTTGAGAACAGAGTAGCTAATCACGAGACTCTGTTAACCAGTACAACATTTTTGCAAAGTTAAAAATGGCttatttttaagaatatatatttacaaGCTCAAGGTTGATGCAACTGTGAAGTGCATACACAGAGTTCTGTATAATTGCAACAGTACATACACACTTCGATCACCAAAATGTAAGCCACTATATCGGTCTGGTAAATATGAGAAGGATACTCGTATTGTAACTGGTACATTAGGGTATTTCTTTATCAAGTTTGATTTGGGGAGAAGATGAGGTAAAGTTCTTCCAGAACCAACGGTGCTTGCGCTTAGCTTGCAGTGACATTACTTCTGATTCTGTCCTCAACATTTCCCACATAACCTGAACATCCTCATATCCACAAGTTTGGATGTCATCGTGAAGTTTCAGAAGCCCAACACCtgaagaaatcaaagaaaatGGAGAAAAGAGTCATTcatttattcaagaaaaaacaAGAAGCCTACCACCAACAGGGTCCCAAATTTCTAAAACTATACGACCAAAAAATTAAAGTCCTTCCATGCAATGATAGTAATGTGATGTATTAGGTCACGTGCAGCCGCAAAAGGGCTAAAAACCTCATCAGATTAAATGTTCCAGTAACCCAAAAAAACCCACAAGGGAGTAGTTTTGTTGTACGCAAGCATGTGGTACTTATATTTCTGattcttatcataaaaaatgaataaatttcTACCTATATGCATCTGATACATCAGTTTCGTCAATCTTTAAACATCACAATGAATTTTATCCTATCTTTTTCCTAAGGGTTTTCAAATCAGCTTCGCTGTCATTGTGTGTGACAATGCAATTTAGCCAAAACCATAACTCAAATCTTCTTTTTAAGAAGATGTatgcatcaatgcaactataagagcattaaaaaaaatcagattCCAAGCTTGGGAACATCTGTTCATGCtttgaaattggtgaaaaaGTATCAAAGACAATGAAACAAATTCCACTCACTTTATTATGCTTTTCCTATGGGAAAAAAGATTAATAGGAATTGGATTCCTTTGGCTTGACTGAAATTATTCCTTTCTGGTAAGATCCACTGCTtttttacaaataaaataaaataaaaaatagaacaaataaatattatacagTTGTTCTGGTCCACTTCAATGTCCCAGGTTTTTCAAAACAAAGTTACTATAACACCTCATCAACAGTGGACATATAAGTATCTCTCTCTCGTGTGCACGATAAAGAGCCATGAGTGTATACCCCACATAAAACTCGTATTTTGACTCCCTTAGCCTCACTGCGGAACCCAGATTTTAGCCTCTCTTCCCACTCCCCTGTAGCTCCACCTCTGCTCAGAgtcacatatacatatatgtgtgtgtgttattcTTCAATTACTTCGTATCTTCTAAATGTACCTGTATAATATGAATAACAACACTTCTCAAGCCAGTGGCGGAGCCAGGAATCTGGCACTACCCggactagaattttaaactctaactttctttaatattttaaattgatctaccgggctaatatcaaatttatccaaaattatacaaaaatttacatataaattttttttaaaaaaaatggaccCAGGACCTTAGGCTGTAGCTCcacctaaaaaaaatttaggtgGAGCTTTAGCCCGGGTACAAGAGGCTGTAGCTCCACCTCTATCTCAAGCTAATctgtaacgatcatgggccattaggctgaaccaacatgggCTTCGGCCTATACCTATGCACCACTACTGATaatgggtcgttaggatggtccaggcccatgcccatgcaccgtcactcatagaatatcccaCACCTGGAAATAAGTTTCTTTCGCCT is part of the Primulina tabacum isolate GXHZ01 chromosome 18, ASM2559414v2, whole genome shotgun sequence genome and encodes:
- the LOC142533003 gene encoding uncharacterized protein LOC142533003, with product MQSGLAGLKVVLSRIGGGNRRRKVKIRVMEWWRKAVFPIKRAWSAVFSRVKEREKGVGLLKLHDDIQTCGYEDVQVMWEMLRTESEVMSLQAKRKHRWFWKNFTSSSPQIKLDKEIP
- the LOC142533047 gene encoding inactive RHOMBOID-like protein 8, with amino-acid sequence MEETPKLQTLVDIKPTPHSVPRISAELTAEESVKEQRIPFPFFRPLSQRKENTWIISIFVILHLISFTATMFVNDCWGNSHAQCALKSLGRFSFQPLAENPLLGPSASALDSMGALHKRYLVKGHQPWRLLTSSCLHGGVFHIIISLSSVIFVGIHLEQEFGPLRTGLIYILSALMGSLVAALFIQDRASVTSSGALFGLLGALLSGLIRNWKIYSKKFATLVLFSIILTLNTIVGLMPYVNNFSNIGGFISGFLTGFMLLLKPELGKVYHIKGFLIDYDAKNKVQHRHKFDKPVLRSVSLVIFSLVLAGVTVAIVQGVNLNKYCSWCRYIDCVPLKWWSCDDITMPCEVMTSSEQLTLTCSGNGKFRVLPSANVSEARIQDLCYLICS